Within Cucumis melo cultivar AY chromosome 4, USDA_Cmelo_AY_1.0, whole genome shotgun sequence, the genomic segment AGgtttaaaaaatagtttataCACATAATTTGCACATTAGTCATTTATATGACCACAAACCAAAGGTGGTAcggatatttttaaaataaagaaattataaaaaatgataaatttgataaaatatttacaaaatatagcaaaattttagattttatcaataatagacatttATAGACACAAATATGTTTCTATTAGTCATAttgatagacaaagatagaagTTCATCCATTTCTACCATcaatagaatccaaaattttaatatatattataaatattttaatttattttattatatttaaaaatattccatttaaatattttgtctgGAGCCGAGTTGTAATTAATATTCTTAGTGTTACTATCCAATGATGCAACAAACCTAACGACCCTACGTGTTCACACTGACATAGTCCACTATGATTTTGCCTTTGAATAATGGCGAAATTTCCATCATTTGTCTTTCTCTTCACCCACTCAAAATCAACGTGTTGTAGGTTCACAAGAATTTCATTTGTAACTTCAAAGAAATTATGAATACAACTTTGACGAAATTAACTTGCAATTTTCAGATTACTAAAACTACTATTTCTACctaatttccattcttattTATACCTCTTCAAGCCTCATCACACTTCCACCATCACAAATCACAACAAATCCCCATTTCTACCATCAAATTGATCACCATGGAAATGAAATTTCCTTATGTAGTTGTTGCTTGGATAGCCACTTTGGCCATCCTCCTCCTCTCCCGCCGTATCCGCCGCCGCAAACTCAACCTTCCCCCCGGACCAAAACCATGGCCCCTAATTGGAAACCTTGACTTAATTGGCTCTCTGCCTCACCAATCCATTCATCAACTCTCCAAAAAATACGGCCCCATAATGCATCTTCGTTTCGGATCATTCCCTGTGGTCGTTGGATCCTCCGTTGAAATGGCAAAGATTTTCCTCAAAACACAAGATCTCAATTTCGTGTCGCGCCCGAAAACCGCGGCGGGAAAATACACAACTTATAACTATTCCGATATTACTTGGTCTCAGTACGGCCCTTATTGGCGGCAGGCTCGTAAGATGTGTTTGATGGAGCTTTTTAGTGCAAGAAGACTTGATTCTTATGAGTATATACGTAAGGAAGAAATGAATGCTCTGCTTAGAGAAATTTATAAGTCTTGTGGTGAAGTAATTAAGATTAAGGATTATTTGTCTACGGTGAGTTTGAATGTGATAAGTAGGATGGTGTTGGGAAAAAAATATACGGATGAATCAGAAAATGGGATAGTTAGTCCAGATGAGTTTAAGAAAATGTTGGATGAGTTGTTTTTGCTGAGTGGTGTGTTGAATATTGGGGATTCAATTCCATGGATTGATTTCTTGGATTTGCAAGGGTATGTGAAGAGAATGAAGGCTTTGAGTAAGAAATTTGATAGGTTTCTTGAACATGTGTTGGATGAACataatgaaagaagaaagggaGTTGAGAATTACGTGGCTAAAGATATGGTGGATGTTTTGTTGCAATTGGCTGATGATCCTGATCTTGAAGTTAAACTTGAAAGACATGGAGTCAAGGCTTTTACTCAGGTAATTAGTTGTTTTCCTTTTTGAGTCTATACCTTGTTTttcaacacacacacacattatATTAGTAATCAACACAAAATAACATATTATATTAGTAATCCACACATACACATACACAAGTTGTTTTCCTTTAGAGTCTATACCTTGCcacttttaaaattattctttCTTCACACACACACATGTATTATATTAGTAATCCATTAAAATAATAGACAAATTTGTCTATTATTTTAATGCAGTTGACTTGGAACAAACATGCACTAAGACCTAGTCCCCTTCCAGGACCCAATTTCTTAAAAGGAAATTCAAATGGATTTCTACGTTTACCAGTAGTTTGAACTTAAAGCAATATGTCCACTTTCAAAAGATATTATTTATATACAAACAACAAAACTAACTACAAACTTTTGTAATTTAGcctaatattaattatataagtgCATGTTTAGGGCAAATATTtcaaaatgactaaaaatattttcaagtatttttAAATGATCTTACAGATACTTTTAAACTCATAAGAATAATTAcggttttctttctttcaaaatatGTAGGACCTTATAGCAGGTGGTACAGAGAGTTCAGCAGTGACAGTAGAATGGGCAATGTCAGAGCTGTTAAAAAAGCCAGAGA encodes:
- the LOC103499163 gene encoding trimethyltridecatetraene synthase-like, with amino-acid sequence MEMKFPYVVVAWIATLAILLLSRRIRRRKLNLPPGPKPWPLIGNLDLIGSLPHQSIHQLSKKYGPIMHLRFGSFPVVVGSSVEMAKIFLKTQDLNFVSRPKTAAGKYTTYNYSDITWSQYGPYWRQARKMCLMELFSARRLDSYEYIRKEEMNALLREIYKSCGEVIKIKDYLSTVSLNVISRMVLGKKYTDESENGIVSPDEFKKMLDELFLLSGVLNIGDSIPWIDFLDLQGYVKRMKALSKKFDRFLEHVLDEHNERRKGVENYVAKDMVDVLLQLADDPDLEVKLERHGVKAFTQDLIAGGTESSAVTVEWAMSELLKKPEIFNKAREELDRVIGRERWVEEKDIINLPYIDAIAKETMRLHPVAPMLVPRMTREDCQIAGYDIVKGTRVFVNVWTIGRDPTVWENPLEFKPERFMGKNIDVKGQDFELLPFGSGRRMCPGYSLGLKVIQSSLANLLHGFTWKLSGDMKNEDLNMDEVFGLSTPKKFPLDVVAEPRLSSSLYSI